From the Mammaliicoccus sciuri genome, the window AAGCTTGGTAAAAATGGTAAGTTAATGATCCCATTAACGATGTTCATTTTTTCATTGCTTGGTTTCTCTATAGGTTTAGCTGAAGAGACGATTATTTTTGTTCCAATCGGTATAGCGATTGCTAGAGCGGTCGGATATGATGCAATGACAGGTGCTGCAATGATTATCATGGGTGCTGCTGCTGGCTTTCTGGGCGGAATGCTCAACCCATTTACAGTTGGTGTTGCTCAACAGATTGCAGAAATTCCACTCTTTTCAGGATGGGAATTTAGAACGATAATTTATATTTGTGTATTAATTGTTGGTATTGTATATGTTATGTTTTACGCTCGAAAAGTTAAAAAGAATCCAAAGAAAAGTTTAGTATACGACTTAGAACAACAAGAAAAGGATCAAATAGAACCACAAGAAGAGATAGGTAGATTTACAAAGCGACAAATGTTTTGTTTAATTTTATTAGTCAGTGCAATATGTTTTAACGTATTTGGCATTTTCACATTCGGTTGGTCATTTAATGAAATGAGTGCCAATTTCTTGCTTGTCGGATTATTGGCAGGTTTTATTGCTGGTCTTGGTTTTAACGGTACTTTCGACGCTTTAATCGAGGGTATGCAGTCTATTTTGTTTGGAGCATTAATTGTTGGTTTCGCTAAAGCAATCGTCGTTGTATTAGAAAATGGTAAAATTATCGACACAATCGTT encodes:
- a CDS encoding YfcC family protein; the encoded protein is MKDIVGKFIRFKNPHTYAILLFIIAMSCLLTYVIPSGEFDRKSVNDREEVVSGTYHLVDSEPSGFLEIFRSIPEGLISGADSIFYIFLVGGAFGIIHKTGAITNGVNAAMNKLGKNGKLMIPLTMFIFSLLGFSIGLAEETIIFVPIGIAIARAVGYDAMTGAAMIIMGAAAGFLGGMLNPFTVGVAQQIAEIPLFSGWEFRTIIYICVLIVGIVYVMFYARKVKKNPKKSLVYDLEQQEKDQIEPQEEIGRFTKRQMFCLILLVSAICFNVFGIFTFGWSFNEMSANFLLVGLLAGFIAGLGFNGTFDALIEGMQSILFGALIVGFAKAIVVVLENGKIIDTIVYYLTNTIQDLPASITVGMMFIIQMLLNFFIPSGSGQAMTTMPLMVPISDLLNINRQMAVIAFQYGDAVSNSIFPTSASLMGGLAVAGISYTTWVKFIWKLLLLWVVICLVGIFIALSLGY